The following proteins are co-located in the Luteolibacter rhizosphaerae genome:
- the treZ gene encoding malto-oligosyltrehalose trehalohydrolase: protein MGSKLKVWAPAAADVKVVADGEMQEMVQDGSRPGWWQSRGEFPPATRYGFLLDGRGPLPDPRSPSQPEGVHGLSQTVDHSLFPWTDREWMPPAWPGAVVYELHVGTFTGEGTFRGAIGRLGELVDLGVTHVELLPVGEFPGDRGWGYDVASIFAPHHAYGGPEELKYFVDACHDAGLAVILDVVYNHPGPDGNYLASYGPYFTNDHVTPWGDGPNLDGEHRGEVRDFFIGNALMWMRHYHVDGLRLDAIDKVKDDSPEHFLIQLRNEVDRLAAETGRPYVLIAESAANDPCYVIPRENGGYGMNAQWNDDIHHSIRTFFTKESESYYCDFGRPEHVVKSLVNGYYYDGCYSPHREGPHGHPPGDIPGHALMAYLQTHDQIGNRALGDRFHQHERCDELAQQIASAFILLSPYVPMIFMGEEWAATTPFMYFTNYTDRKLAGEVAMRRQREFGEAGWPPGELPDPEDPAVFRRSKLDWHERDNPGHREMLDWYRRLLALRRGTAELGTLDRTNISLEAGTEWLLMRRGPYIIAGAIGESITPIPAGIPTEAKRIAGAGAEPRHRNDGTLEFPGKGIVIFGP, encoded by the coding sequence ATGGGATCCAAACTCAAGGTATGGGCACCCGCCGCCGCCGACGTGAAGGTCGTCGCGGACGGCGAGATGCAGGAGATGGTGCAGGATGGGTCCCGCCCCGGATGGTGGCAGAGCCGAGGAGAGTTTCCGCCCGCAACGCGGTACGGCTTCCTGCTGGATGGCAGGGGACCCCTTCCAGACCCGCGCTCTCCTTCACAGCCCGAGGGCGTGCACGGTCTTTCCCAAACGGTCGATCATTCCTTGTTTCCTTGGACGGACAGGGAGTGGATGCCACCGGCGTGGCCAGGTGCGGTCGTTTATGAACTGCACGTGGGGACCTTCACAGGCGAAGGGACTTTCCGCGGGGCGATCGGACGGCTCGGTGAACTGGTGGACCTTGGCGTCACCCATGTGGAGCTGTTGCCGGTCGGGGAATTCCCCGGCGACCGCGGATGGGGATATGACGTCGCATCCATCTTCGCGCCCCATCATGCCTATGGCGGCCCTGAGGAACTGAAGTACTTCGTGGACGCCTGTCATGACGCCGGCCTCGCGGTGATCCTGGATGTGGTTTACAACCATCCCGGCCCGGATGGGAATTACCTGGCGAGCTACGGCCCGTACTTCACCAATGACCATGTTACCCCTTGGGGCGACGGCCCGAATCTCGACGGCGAACATCGCGGGGAAGTCCGCGACTTCTTCATCGGGAATGCACTGATGTGGATGCGCCATTATCACGTCGACGGATTGCGGCTCGATGCGATCGACAAGGTGAAGGATGACTCGCCGGAACATTTCCTGATCCAACTTCGGAACGAGGTGGACCGGCTCGCGGCAGAGACGGGACGCCCCTACGTGCTGATCGCGGAGTCCGCCGCGAACGATCCCTGCTACGTCATCCCGCGGGAAAACGGCGGCTACGGCATGAACGCGCAGTGGAACGATGACATCCACCATTCGATCCGCACCTTTTTCACGAAGGAATCGGAGAGTTACTACTGTGATTTCGGGAGACCCGAGCACGTCGTGAAGTCGCTCGTAAACGGCTACTATTACGACGGCTGCTATTCCCCGCACCGCGAGGGCCCGCACGGGCATCCGCCCGGGGATATCCCCGGCCATGCCCTTATGGCCTACCTCCAGACCCACGACCAGATCGGGAACCGTGCGCTGGGAGACCGATTCCACCAGCACGAGCGTTGCGACGAACTCGCGCAGCAGATCGCATCCGCCTTCATCCTGCTGTCGCCCTACGTGCCGATGATCTTCATGGGCGAAGAGTGGGCCGCAACGACGCCCTTCATGTATTTCACCAATTACACCGACCGGAAACTGGCGGGGGAAGTCGCCATGCGCCGGCAGCGGGAATTCGGCGAAGCGGGATGGCCGCCGGGCGAACTCCCGGATCCCGAGGACCCCGCGGTGTTCCGGCGCAGCAAGCTGGACTGGCACGAACGGGACAACCCGGGGCACCGGGAGATGCTGGATTGGTACCGCCGCTTGCTGGCTCTCCGACGCGGCACTGCCGAGCTGGGCACTTTGGACAGGACCAACATTTCCTTGGAGGCAGGAACGGAATGGCTGCTGATGAGGCGCGGCCCGTATATCATCGCGGGCGCGATTGGAGAAAGCATCACCCCGATCCCCGCCGGTATTCCGACCGAGGCGAAGCGGATCGCCGGGGCGGGCGCTGAACCGAGGCACCGCAACGATGGAACACTTGAGTTCCCGGGTAAAGGCATCGTTATATTTGGACCATGA
- a CDS encoding alpha,alpha-trehalase, with product MKPPDFPASTEQSELRSYVDRTWDSLTRGTGRIFAAIDDPKLPPDAGEILYVPSSENLEAVTAKIMANIPAGRRPRLEVRNLPAERDSIREHGLLYLPGDYVVPGGRFNEFYGWDSYFISRGLLISGRLELARSMAEQALYEVQHYGSVLNANRTYYLTRSHPPVLSMMVADIFRATGDRGWLSAALPLVEKYYYYWRVPPHLNQATGLSRYRDLGNGPAPEVLASERDESGRSHYDRVKGFLKEHPIDDYDVDLYYDRERDELTDLAYIGDRSMRESGFDPTDRFGKLNLDVVHYAPVCLNTLLLKMEEELAVFHHELGNPDAARFWEERVMESKERINRYFWNERRGLYFDYHLGRESQREYPFLTTFWPLWAGVASQEQAERVVGNLDLFLQPGGLEASPAVTGEQWDAPFAWAPLQLLAVDGLERYGFHEEAREIARRFVAMVATSFKKEGVLREKYDARSCTSNIEGKIGFGYVTNEPGFGWTNAVVAEFLGRFGDG from the coding sequence ATGAAGCCGCCCGATTTTCCAGCTTCGACGGAGCAGTCGGAGCTACGAAGTTACGTTGACAGAACCTGGGACTCGCTCACCCGCGGGACGGGACGCATCTTCGCCGCGATCGACGATCCGAAGCTGCCCCCGGATGCCGGAGAAATCCTTTACGTGCCGTCTTCCGAGAATCTCGAGGCCGTGACCGCGAAAATCATGGCCAACATTCCTGCCGGACGTCGACCTCGCCTCGAAGTGAGAAACCTTCCGGCGGAGCGGGACTCGATCCGCGAGCACGGCCTCTTGTATCTGCCGGGCGACTACGTGGTGCCTGGGGGGCGCTTCAACGAGTTCTACGGCTGGGATTCCTACTTCATCTCTCGCGGGCTTCTCATTTCGGGCCGGTTGGAGCTTGCGCGCAGCATGGCGGAGCAGGCCCTGTATGAAGTGCAGCATTACGGATCCGTCCTCAATGCGAACCGGACCTATTATCTTACCCGTTCGCATCCGCCGGTGCTCTCGATGATGGTGGCGGACATCTTCAGGGCGACCGGTGACCGCGGATGGTTGTCGGCCGCCTTGCCGCTGGTGGAGAAATACTACTACTACTGGCGGGTTCCGCCGCACCTGAACCAGGCCACGGGCTTGTCGCGGTACCGCGACCTTGGCAACGGGCCCGCCCCGGAAGTGCTGGCATCAGAACGCGACGAATCCGGCCGCTCCCACTACGACCGGGTGAAGGGCTTCCTCAAGGAGCACCCGATCGATGACTACGACGTTGACCTTTATTACGACCGGGAGCGGGACGAGCTGACAGACCTCGCCTACATCGGCGACCGCTCGATGCGCGAATCAGGATTCGATCCCACCGACCGCTTCGGAAAGCTCAATCTCGATGTCGTTCACTACGCTCCGGTTTGCCTCAATACTTTGCTTCTGAAAATGGAAGAGGAGCTCGCGGTCTTTCACCATGAACTCGGGAATCCCGACGCCGCCCGTTTCTGGGAAGAGCGCGTAATGGAGTCGAAGGAGCGGATCAACCGGTATTTCTGGAATGAAAGGCGCGGCTTGTATTTCGACTACCATCTGGGCCGGGAGTCACAGCGGGAGTATCCCTTTCTCACGACTTTCTGGCCCCTTTGGGCAGGCGTTGCCTCGCAGGAGCAGGCGGAGCGCGTGGTTGGGAACCTCGATCTGTTCCTCCAGCCGGGTGGGCTCGAGGCCAGCCCGGCGGTCACCGGCGAGCAGTGGGATGCCCCCTTCGCATGGGCACCGCTCCAGTTGCTTGCGGTGGACGGCTTGGAGCGCTACGGCTTTCATGAAGAGGCGCGGGAGATCGCGCGGCGCTTCGTCGCGATGGTTGCGACCTCTTTCAAAAAGGAAGGCGTCCTGCGGGAGAAATACGACGCGCGCTCCTGCACCAGCAACATCGAAGGCAAGATCGGCTTCGGCTATGTGACGAACGAGCCCGGCTTCGGATGGACCAATGCGGTGGTCGCCGAGTTTCTCGGAAGGTTCGGGGACGGGTGA
- the treY gene encoding malto-oligosyltrehalose synthase yields MHAELVATYRLQLGKNLTFDAAADLVPYLSDLGISHLYLSPLLKAAEGSEHGYDVADPTRIDDRIGDEAALGRLFRRVKEHGMGIVLDIVPNHLAAVISNQWWRDVLAKGRDSEHAEVFDIEWRPPDSDGSGKVLLPVLEDHPSAVLERGELKVEDDELVYNNTQRLPLSAEGKDMAAKGSGVREILDAQHYRLTRWQLAGDEINYRRFFMVATLVGARVEVPAVFEKTHATLFELLDQGPIDGIRVDHPDGLRDPAGYLRTLRSRIGSRWLVVEKILEPGESLPADWPVEGTTGYDFLERAGGLFIDPGGEKILDDLYTTFTGHRSPYGELVREKKRQVIGEGFDSDLRRLVERLREAAEHLGLAYSRREMRRALAELIAAFPVYRTYRPQDGEFSPQDEAALSHAFSDAKHGAPGIEPGLWNLISRVLSGGVDEFPAARDFVARFQQLTGPVMAKGVEDTTFYCFDRLLALNEVGCDPVRFGVGPDAFHQACIESQRRWPRSMLATSTHDTKRSEDVRARLSLLSESGVAWADEVRKWSAHNEKAWGGRTPDRSAEYHLYQTLIGAWPMATERLLGYMQKACREARTRTSWDLPDLIYEEGVQGFIQNILGEPVFVRMFEEFVQPLVMPGRINSLAQLLVKLTAPGIPDIYQGCEIWDSNLVDPDNRREVDFLQRTGLLGTLAQGEGPPPLDDDGLAKQYVIKRTLQLRKRHSACFGACEPGSYRPLHVTGRKLSHTLGYRRGEDVLVVIPRLVLTLNGDWQDTAMELPKGNWRNAFDGAVYTEGPASLEKLLLKLPVALLERI; encoded by the coding sequence ATGCACGCTGAACTGGTCGCCACCTACCGCCTTCAACTCGGCAAGAACCTCACCTTCGACGCGGCGGCAGACCTTGTCCCCTACCTGTCGGACCTGGGGATCAGCCATCTTTACCTATCGCCACTCCTCAAGGCGGCGGAGGGGAGCGAGCACGGCTACGATGTTGCCGACCCCACCCGCATCGACGATCGGATCGGCGACGAGGCCGCGTTAGGCCGGCTCTTCCGCAGGGTCAAAGAGCACGGCATGGGGATTGTCCTCGACATCGTGCCGAATCACCTCGCTGCCGTCATCTCGAACCAGTGGTGGCGGGACGTGCTGGCCAAAGGCAGGGACAGCGAGCATGCCGAGGTTTTCGATATCGAATGGAGGCCGCCCGACTCCGACGGCAGTGGCAAGGTGCTGCTACCCGTATTGGAAGATCATCCGTCAGCCGTACTCGAACGCGGTGAACTCAAGGTTGAGGACGACGAGCTCGTTTATAATAACACTCAGCGGCTGCCCTTGAGCGCCGAGGGCAAGGACATGGCCGCGAAGGGCTCCGGGGTGCGGGAAATCCTCGATGCCCAGCATTACCGGCTCACCCGCTGGCAACTCGCGGGGGACGAGATCAATTATCGCCGCTTCTTCATGGTGGCTACCTTGGTCGGCGCGCGGGTCGAGGTTCCCGCCGTCTTCGAGAAAACGCACGCGACCTTATTCGAACTGCTTGACCAAGGGCCGATCGACGGGATTCGCGTGGACCACCCGGATGGTCTCCGCGATCCCGCGGGATACCTGCGCACGCTCCGCTCGCGGATCGGGTCGAGGTGGCTGGTGGTTGAAAAAATCCTCGAACCGGGCGAGAGCCTGCCGGCGGATTGGCCGGTTGAAGGTACGACCGGTTACGATTTTCTCGAACGGGCAGGAGGACTCTTCATCGATCCAGGCGGCGAGAAGATCTTGGACGATCTCTACACCACCTTCACCGGGCACAGGTCGCCCTATGGCGAGCTGGTCAGGGAGAAAAAGCGGCAGGTGATCGGCGAAGGATTCGATTCCGATCTGAGGAGGCTGGTCGAACGATTGCGGGAAGCGGCCGAGCACCTCGGACTGGCCTACTCGCGCCGGGAGATGCGGCGGGCGCTTGCCGAACTGATCGCCGCCTTTCCGGTCTATCGCACTTACCGCCCGCAGGACGGGGAATTCTCCCCGCAAGACGAGGCGGCCCTTTCCCATGCGTTTTCGGATGCGAAACACGGAGCTCCGGGCATCGAGCCCGGCCTTTGGAACCTGATCTCGCGGGTGCTTTCTGGCGGGGTTGACGAGTTTCCCGCGGCCCGCGACTTCGTCGCCCGCTTCCAGCAACTTACCGGCCCGGTAATGGCGAAGGGAGTGGAAGACACCACCTTCTACTGCTTCGATCGCCTGCTGGCGCTGAACGAGGTGGGCTGCGATCCCGTGCGCTTCGGGGTAGGTCCGGATGCCTTCCATCAAGCCTGCATCGAAAGCCAGCGCCGGTGGCCGCGTTCGATGCTGGCAACCTCAACGCACGATACTAAGCGCAGCGAGGACGTCCGCGCCCGCCTGTCCCTGCTCTCGGAATCGGGTGTTGCGTGGGCGGACGAAGTACGCAAGTGGTCGGCCCACAATGAAAAGGCATGGGGTGGGCGCACTCCGGACCGCAGTGCGGAGTATCATCTTTACCAAACGCTCATCGGTGCGTGGCCGATGGCGACGGAGCGACTGCTCGGCTACATGCAGAAGGCCTGCCGCGAGGCAAGGACCCGCACGAGCTGGGACCTCCCCGACCTGATCTACGAGGAAGGAGTTCAAGGCTTCATCCAGAATATTCTCGGCGAGCCCGTGTTCGTGCGGATGTTCGAGGAATTCGTGCAGCCGCTGGTGATGCCAGGGCGCATCAACTCGCTGGCCCAACTTCTCGTCAAGCTGACTGCACCCGGGATTCCCGACATCTATCAGGGGTGCGAGATTTGGGACTCCAACCTGGTCGATCCGGACAACCGCCGCGAGGTCGATTTCCTGCAGCGCACCGGGCTACTCGGCACCCTTGCGCAAGGGGAGGGGCCGCCGCCGCTCGACGACGACGGCCTCGCGAAGCAGTACGTGATCAAGCGTACCCTGCAGCTGCGGAAGCGACATTCCGCGTGTTTCGGGGCGTGTGAGCCGGGTAGCTACCGGCCGCTTCACGTGACCGGCCGAAAGCTGAGCCACACGCTCGGTTACCGGCGCGGGGAAGACGTGCTGGTGGTCATCCCGCGGCTGGTGCTCACACTGAACGGTGACTGGCAGGACACGGCGATGGAATTGCCGAAGGGCAACTGGAGAAATGCATTTGACGGGGCCGTGTATACGGAGGGCCCCGCATCCTTGGAAAAGCTGTTGCTGAAGTTACCCGTGGCTCTACTCGAAAGGATATGA
- the glgX gene encoding glycogen debranching protein GlgX has protein sequence MHQPNRSSCDVPEEPVLDPGSPFPQGATWTGEGVNFSLFAERAEIVELCLFNHPSDTEESRRIRLTQKTNGIWHCFLPDLGPGQLYGYRVHGPYDPTAGLRYNPNKLLLDPYAKGIGRALVWDDALFGYTVGHEDGDLSFDTRDSAPFAPLGCVIDGSFDWGDDKAIQRPWCETIVYETHVRGFSMKHPQILEEMRGTYAALGSPEAIAHFQKLGVTAIELMPIHHFIQDRHLLERGLSNYWGYNSLGYFAPEPSYGGGGCPHSIAREFKQMVKSLHAAGLEVILDVVYNHTAEGSELGPTLSFRGIDNHAYYRLAKDAPRYYMDYTGCGNTLNMVHPHSLRLLMDSLRYWVTEMHVDGFRFDLASALARELHEVNQLGPFFDAIYQDPVLALVKLIAEPWDLGEGGYQVGNFPPGWTEWNGKYRDTVRRFWKGEHATGADLATRLSGSADLYETTGRKPSASINFVTAHDGFTMRDLVSYENKHNEANGEGNADGLDQNDSWNCGAEGETGDPGILQLRARQQRNLLATLIFSQGVPMISGGDEIGRTQHGNNNGYCQGNELTWYDWQPGEAGADLLEFTRRVVSIRRGHPNLRRHSFREEDPLVAPGANSLAWLRSDGVWMGDNDWEEPWIRTLGVYLAGTAPEIRDDRGNRVPDDDFILLLNAHDEPLSFALPDNLPDGWTVALDTAAPDTWSGRPEAPAELPVQMSAHSLVLLRHAR, from the coding sequence ATGCACCAACCCAACCGTTCAAGCTGCGATGTTCCCGAGGAACCTGTGCTCGATCCAGGCTCTCCCTTCCCGCAGGGTGCAACCTGGACCGGCGAAGGAGTAAACTTTTCGCTGTTTGCGGAACGCGCGGAGATCGTGGAACTCTGCCTGTTCAACCACCCATCCGACACTGAGGAATCCCGACGCATCCGGCTGACGCAAAAGACCAACGGCATATGGCATTGCTTCCTTCCCGATCTTGGACCGGGCCAACTTTACGGCTATCGGGTCCACGGGCCTTACGACCCTACGGCGGGCCTGCGCTACAATCCGAACAAGCTGTTGCTCGATCCATACGCCAAGGGTATCGGTCGCGCCCTGGTCTGGGATGACGCGCTGTTCGGCTACACGGTAGGGCACGAAGACGGGGATCTGAGCTTCGACACCCGTGACAGCGCGCCCTTCGCCCCCCTTGGATGCGTGATCGACGGGTCCTTCGACTGGGGGGACGACAAGGCGATCCAACGGCCCTGGTGCGAAACAATCGTCTACGAAACCCATGTGAGAGGCTTCTCGATGAAGCATCCGCAGATTTTAGAGGAGATGCGCGGGACCTATGCGGCGCTGGGCTCACCCGAAGCCATCGCTCATTTCCAGAAGCTCGGGGTGACGGCCATTGAGCTAATGCCGATCCATCACTTCATACAGGACCGCCATTTGCTTGAACGCGGCCTTTCCAATTACTGGGGATACAATTCACTCGGTTACTTTGCGCCCGAGCCTTCGTATGGAGGTGGTGGCTGTCCTCACTCCATCGCAAGGGAATTCAAGCAGATGGTGAAGTCCCTCCACGCCGCCGGTCTGGAGGTTATCCTTGACGTGGTCTACAATCATACGGCCGAGGGAAGCGAGCTCGGACCAACACTCTCGTTCCGGGGAATCGACAACCATGCCTACTACCGTCTGGCGAAGGATGCCCCCCGATACTACATGGATTACACCGGCTGTGGGAACACCTTGAACATGGTTCACCCGCATTCCTTGCGGTTGTTGATGGACAGCCTGCGCTACTGGGTGACGGAGATGCACGTCGACGGCTTCCGATTCGACCTGGCGTCCGCCCTCGCGCGCGAACTGCATGAAGTGAACCAACTCGGCCCTTTCTTCGACGCGATCTATCAGGACCCCGTGCTCGCCCTGGTGAAGCTAATCGCGGAACCCTGGGATCTCGGGGAAGGTGGCTATCAGGTCGGAAACTTCCCGCCCGGCTGGACCGAGTGGAACGGAAAGTATCGCGACACCGTCAGGAGGTTCTGGAAAGGCGAGCACGCCACCGGCGCCGACCTGGCCACGCGGCTCTCCGGGAGCGCCGATCTGTACGAAACCACCGGCCGCAAGCCTTCCGCCAGCATCAACTTCGTTACCGCCCATGACGGCTTCACGATGCGGGACCTCGTCAGTTACGAGAACAAGCACAACGAAGCCAACGGCGAGGGCAACGCCGACGGGCTCGACCAGAACGATTCGTGGAATTGCGGTGCGGAGGGAGAAACCGGGGACCCCGGCATCCTGCAACTGCGGGCCCGTCAGCAGCGGAATCTCCTGGCGACCCTGATCTTTTCCCAGGGCGTGCCGATGATCTCCGGCGGCGACGAGATCGGCAGGACGCAGCACGGCAACAACAACGGCTACTGCCAGGGCAACGAACTCACTTGGTACGATTGGCAGCCTGGCGAGGCCGGCGCGGACCTGTTGGAGTTCACCCGCCGCGTCGTCTCGATCCGCCGCGGTCATCCGAACTTGCGCCGCCATAGCTTCAGGGAGGAAGACCCGCTCGTTGCCCCCGGGGCGAACAGCCTCGCCTGGCTACGGTCGGACGGTGTGTGGATGGGCGACAATGACTGGGAGGAGCCGTGGATCCGCACGCTAGGGGTTTACCTCGCTGGCACCGCGCCGGAAATTCGCGACGATCGCGGGAACCGGGTGCCGGACGACGACTTCATTCTTCTCCTTAACGCCCACGACGAGCCGTTGTCCTTCGCCTTGCCCGACAACCTGCCGGACGGCTGGACGGTAGCGCTGGACACTGCCGCGCCCGACACCTGGAGCGGACGCCCGGAAGCGCCGGCAGAACTGCCCGTGCAAATGTCGGCCCACTCTCTCGTTCTGCTTCGCCATGCACGCTGA